The proteins below are encoded in one region of Toxoplasma gondii ME49 chromosome IV, whole genome shotgun sequence:
- a CDS encoding TB2/DP1, HVA22 family protein (encoded by transcript TGME49_211710~Signal peptide predicted by SignalP 2.0 HMM (probability 0.875) with cleavage site probability 0.605 at residue 22~Predicted trans-membrane domain (TMHMM2.0):9-32:52-72:86-109) has translation MISLLGNFLGSLLVLGVSFVYPAYLTFRFLLAHRAAGDSASRPNFPATEYIQHVFYWVLYAWLSIFIGLVLSKISAFIPLYHELLAALFYWLASPDFKGAGWLWLVVLSPHYSTLDSTIRDMYEIYCPPTLKMYLSHAVDGSANAAEEAFRRDRSASNPVDRETVKNK, from the coding sequence ATGATTTCCCTTCTGGGCAACTTCCTCGGCTCCCTGCTTGTCCTCGGGGTGAGCTTTGTTTATCCGGCATACCTCACGTTCCGTTTTTTGCTGGCACACCGTGCTGCAGGAGACTCTGCATCGCGGCCCAACTTCCCTGCGACCGAGTACATTCAGCATGTATTCTACTGGGTTCTGTATGCATGGCTGTCGATTTTTATCGGTCTGGTTCTTTCAAAGATTTCCGCATTCATTCCCCTGTACCACGAGCTCCTCGCTGCACTCTTCTACTGGCTCGCCAGTCCAGATTTCAAGGGCGCTGGCTGGCTTTGGCTCGTCGTCCTAAGCCCTCACTACTCTACGCTGGACTCGACAATTCGGGACATGTACGAGATCTACTGCCCTCCAACTCTCAAAATGTACCTTTCGCACGCGGTAGACGGTTCTGCAAACGCTGCTGAAGAGGCATTCCGGCGTGACCGTAGTGCCAGCAACCCGGTGGACCGAGAGACAGTGAAAAACAAATAA
- the AP2IV5 gene encoding AP2 domain transcription factor AP2IV-5 (encoded by transcript TGME49_211720): MQVDFPISLSVLEDSNNAVETRSASPTRVRIRANLSDVADQLLTERRRDTESYNPSPAPSGAPSCFGRGNETGIIFCEGEAGQTTAPLVNSSSLCKAPSENSDVARFSAEAQDHNIQTSVEDIREIRNTADFFRLPNFAPSVGTGGGHISTHGKASSSLPVSTIGSSFDSKQEGRNFLSENHPAERFCQEARNGEEVHGGDWQAHRRFPLSPLNALALPSCGDQSGGIVNSKEDKENCLLSTPLPRTNQVVVTGQPSAFDRKRGTLTISSETTKELTGSTTASSSSLPADCSASCSACGFAVLSATPEKPTVAVAENAGDTDSSFLSFSPLKELTNHRQPAVDAQDAWKKPETATAFRQVCPTYALHAELVEKATDFRTLALYLLVCFGPLLQLLQCYVEQKVSAASPSFQNKTETRATHRQNEDDCFLTFDVHGECTGSRSTSEDYFADSERHEETEQVPTQLTGVLSDKLKGIGAILQVLIESTSTACSQALDAVCDALAVTEHTELQRLPHTLLSFGQKAPDSLSSCVARGSARVSSMEAGEEAAQCGGSQGKRNEEETRRPGMEEEGQESMNCEKASTNCDGDKHEEGKTREKTAGEGSEGDGRTEALQGSFHNSISAELISVPLWSGTAQEVLEQEHGHERRPISEEQQKLEEESENKETGNCESPSYAPRIEETLPTHDDECTHSWTDAAEQGEEKGNENRPGEGEKTPCETLPENLQWMAHQLATPLDNLRGEEEEEQLLRAQLSFPSFFRLPPASDASAPAAVPHSGEAEVLGHRRSEERNEQNRGDKGQGQTPEFIPAGGSCGKGRRLQGADEHELDIGARREDTTETERVRRRSETLAAELIHILENANYQKHLRAREKHQHSQLLVLLRKLQEQQTQDAGDRFVCSSTRGKNGVAEGHSGFFSTVPSCVYESPTLTGIPTRDTQSPLSSLYASRLASKRVSVSSSSGGMPVGSCTTTASAQASSGGPRTLANAYSPLSSTPPSPASSLLSPPQNLSSQQLVGSSADNLPSSPLLLPSSYLSIKQSAVPHRLANALSHIASSAVSGDSLLATKAEDAGPVRNAEREPSTVAFPSRAAPNGKPLGVFSGESTADQLSAVLTFASASAPRLTSVSAPEVGFETKRTGDEALPSLSFSGVHAVKGQQEVSSVEREDERFSSDSAPKGILRTAVQLFLRRQKSELAERVSAGDSAREWREGRGKAFRDEGLSQSHFASLSLPYSPPHCPFSTGQGSRVTSSTLSEPCSSHIPSLLGSCATHVASTETEELTGTAGEQEGPGRDLHPDVFSFPSFSAFLSRVVAQAQEEDTQARREDHRRPREDGTERGHVGGDSERRPEDRKASRRAGGSNIEGVEADTKRVSNADQDDADEGRFFRNLALHLVRLSKREQEERHRGRASHLSETYSSADVGSTNPHTFSSSNACASTDRRSNPLSNSPSDTDRPGEATPSSCIGSTKLGSLGHRNRNDWHSDSGLQSVLSSLSTSGPGHALETPTSFFGSGGTPLTSSAFELSSRPPFGEEGDRNAASLPFSGGELPSHLLLYSSPEFRGQSTRRLAPSVPLSPFTDPTSQGATGGDSSRLGECTSALSPPLKDGGASRSVAGAVEGLLPFVGPPAGVSPFVGCRGLGGGDCRCGGPETGCLYRSGVSGVVYDKSGQKWTARWNEDGKQHKRTFAAAKYGFLNAKMRAEACRGEARERAAARARQATERSQQRRTDTSKGTRGIGGERDKSRFSCVAAPSCFQTGASLSVRSARACDEGERGREEPGAYVGKHLGVDPGAFPPTSAKHDSEAEGEEGEGRRDQECARETGNTATIPGQKTVKRELRVVTLEQLAAPPSLMEPAGRQAEARESEGSEEAKRMARDASSEIGKETEEDDKGVLTAVGHDECLAKAKNDAQTEVGKLDESRKEKRTKEDDDEAEASSLRESENNEGTKSKRRRKDGDEEWSVTDAEDDEDET, from the exons ATGCAGGTTGATTTTCCCATCAGTCTGTCCGTTTTGGAGGACAGCAATAATGCCGTCGAGACACGTTCCGCTTCACCGACGCGCGTGAGGATACGTGCAAATCTCAGTGATGTTGCGGACCAGCTGCTAACCGAAAGACGCCGGGACACCGAGTCATATAATCCGTCGCCTGCCCCATCGGGGGCTCCATCCTGTTTTgggcgaggaaacgaaacaggTATAATTTTTTGCGAGGGAGAGGCTGGACAAACGACTGCCCCTCTCGTGAATAGTTCATCCCTCTGTAAAGCCCCCTCTGAAAATTCTGACGTGGCGAGGTTTTCGGCAGAAGCACAAGATCACAACATTCAGACTTCTGTCGAGGACATCAGGGAAATAAGGAATACCGCTGACTTTTTTCGACTACCAAATTTCGCCCCGTCCGTAGGAACTGGCGGAGGACACATCTCGACGCACGGTaaagcttcttcctctctgcctgtATCAACAATCGGATCTTCTTTCGACAGTAAACAGGAAGGACGAAATTTCCTGTCTGAGAATCACCCGGCAGAAAGGTTTTGCCAAGAGGCCCGAAACGGGGAAGAAGTTCACGGAGGTGATTGGCAAGCGCATAGGAGGTTCCCTCTTTCACCTTTGAATGCTCTAGCACTTCCTTCTTGCGGCGATCAGAGCGGAGGCATTGTCAACAGtaaagaagacaaagaaaactgTCTGCTGTCTACTCCACTGCCACGCACAAACCAGGTGGTTGTCACTGGACAGCCCAGCGCCTTCGACAGGAAGAGGGGGACGCTGACCATTTCTAGTGAAACAACGAAGGAGTTAACAGGAAGCACCACTGCGTCCTCCTCCAGCCTGCCTGCGGATTGTTCTGCATCTTGTTCTGCTTGTGGATTCGCCGTTCTGTCGGCGACGCCCGAGAAACCGACAGTTGCCGTAGCGGAAAACGCCGGTGATACCgactcgtcttttctctcgtttaGTCCACTCAAAGAGCTGACGAACCATCGCCAGCCTGCTGTGGATGCCCAG GACGCGTGGAAGAAACCGGAAACAGCAACAGCTTTCCGACAGGTTTGCCCCACATACGCTCTCCACGCCGAACttgtggagaaggcgacagatTTCCGGACGCTGGCGCTTTATCTTCTGGTCTGCTTCGGCCCGCTGCTTCAGCTGCTTCAGTGCTACGTGGAGCAGAAGGTTTCGGCAGCTTCACCTTCGTTTCAGaacaaaacagaaacgagggCCACACATCGGCAAAACGAAGACGACTGTTTCTTGACATTCGACGTTCACGGCGAATGCACAGGTTCGAGGTCGACATCAGAGGATTATTTCGCTGATTCGGAAAGACACGAAGAGACTGAGCAGGTACCGACACAGCTGACCGGCGTTCTGTCTGACAAGCTGAAAGGGATTGGGGCAATTCTTCAAGTGTTAATCGAATCAACTTCGACTGCTTGTTCCCAGGCGCTCGACGCTGTGTGTGATGCTCTGGCTGTGACAGAACACACGGAATTACAGAGACTTCCTCACACGCTCTTATCCTTTGGTCAGAAAGCCCCTGACTCTCTATCCTCTTGTGTCGCGCGTGGTAGTGCGCGTGTAAGCAGCAtggaggcgggagaggaggcggCACAGTGCGGTGGGTCTCAGGGCAAACGtaatgaagaagagacacgcagacctggaatggaagaagaaggtcaAGAGTCGATGAACTGTGAGAAGGCATCCACGAACTGCGATGGAGACAAGCATGAGGAagggaaaacgcgagagaaaacggctgGTGAGGGAAGCGAGGGCGATGGTCGGACGGAGGCACTACAAGGTTCGTTTCACAACTCGATATCCGCCGAGTTAATTTCGGTGCCTCTGTGGTCGGGCACAGCTCAGGAAGTCTTAGAGCAGGAGCACGGGCACGAGAGAAGGCCGATATCAGAGGAGCAACAGAAACTAGAAGAGGAGtctgaaaacaaagagactGGCAACTGTGAGTCACCTTCTTACGCTCCGAGAATCGAGGAAACACTGCCGACTCATGACGACGAATGCACTCACTCGTGGACAGATGCCGcggaacaaggagaagaaaaaggcaacGAAAACCGCCCTGGtgagggcgagaagacgccgtGCGAAACGCTTCCGGAAAACCTCCAGTGGATGGCCCACCAGTTGGCCACGCCCTTGGACAACCTCCgaggtgaggaagaagaggagcagtTGCTCAGAGCTCAACTTTCgtttccctccttcttcaggcTTCCCCCGGCCTCCGATGCATCTGCTCCCGCTGCCGTGCCACATTCGGGGGAGGCCGAAGTGCTCGGCCATCGAaggagcgaagagcgaaacgagcaaaacagaggagacaaagggcAAGGACAGACCCCGGAGTTTATCCCAGCGGGAGGCTCTTGTGGCAAAGGACGACGCCTGCAGGGTGCAGACGAGCACGAGCTCGATATAGGTGCCCGAAGGGAAGATACGACAGAAACGGAACGCGTCCGCCGGAGATCTGAAACCCTAGCCGCAGAGCTCATTCACATCTTAGAGAACGCGAACTACCAAAAGCACTTGCGTGCTCGAGAGAAACATCAGCATAGCCAGTTGCTCGTTCTGCTTCGGAAACTCCAAGAGCAGCAAACGCAGGATGCCGGAGACCGTTTCGTTTGCTCCTCGACACGCGGAAAG AATGGCGTAGCGGAAGGACATTCCGGTTTCTTTTCCACAGTCCCATCCTGCGTGTATGAGAGTCCGACTCTCACCGGGATCCCGACACGTGATACGCagtcgcctctgtcttcgttgTATGCTTCGCGTTTGGCGtcgaaacgcgtttctgtttcttcgtcgtcagGAGGTATGCCCGTTGGTTCCTGTACAACGACAGCCTCTGCCCAGGCTTCGTCTGGAGGTCCACGTACCTTGGCAAATGCGTActcacctctctcttcgacccctccttctcctgcctcgtCCCTGCTTTCTCCACCTCAGAACCTTTCCTCTCAGCAGCTGGTCGGGTCCTCTGCGGACAATCTGCCatcgtcgcctcttcttcttccctcgtcttATCTTTCGATAAAGCAGTCGGCAGTCCCGCATCGTCTAGCAAATGCCTTGAGCCACATCGCAAGTAGCGCCGTGAGTGGAGACAGCCTGCTGGCCACAAAAGCAGAGGATGCGGGACCTGTAAGGAACGCTGAGAGAGAACCTTCGACGGTTGCCTTCCCCAGCCGAGCAGCTCCAAACGGCAAGCCACTGGGTGTCTTCTCAGGGGAGAGCACTGCTGACCAGCTCTCTGCAGTGTTGACTTttgcttctgcctcggctCCTCGTCTTACGTCCGTGAGCGCACCCGAAGTCGGCTTCGAGACCAAGAGAACAGGGGACGAAGCGttgccgtctctgtctttttcagGCGTACATGCTGTCAAAGGGCAGCAAGAGGTCAGCTCCGTGGAgcgggaagacgagagatTTTCTTCTGACAGCGCGCCTAAAGGGATTTTGCGGACGGCAGTCCAGTTGTttctgaggagacagaaaagcgaacTTGCGGAACGTGTTTCTGCGGGAGACAGTGCGcgcgagtggagagaaggacggggAAAGGCGTTTAGGGATGAAGGCCTTTCACAGTCACATTTTgcctccctctcgcttccaTACTCACCACCACACTGTCCGTTCTCGACAGGTCAAGGGTCTAGGGTAACGTCCTCGACTCTCTCAGAACCTTGTTCGTCTCACATTCCTTCTCTCCTAGGCAGCTGTGCAACACATGTGGCATCGACGGAGACGGAAGAGTTGACAGGGACTGCTGGGGAACAAGAAGGCCCTGGACGAGATCTGCATCCTGACGTAttttcttttccctcgttctctgccttcctgtcCAGAGTGGTGGCTCAGGCTCAGGAAGAAGATACTCAagcgagacgagaagacCACAGAAGACCTCGCGAGGACGGAACCGAAAGGGGACACGTTGGGGGAGACAGTGAGAGACGGCCAGAAGATCGGAAAGCAAGTCGGCGAGCGGGTGGGAGTAACATCGAGGGAGTGGAAGCAGATACGAAGCGCGTGTCGAATGCTGACCAGGACGACGCGGATGAAGGGCGTTTCTTTCGTAATCTCGCTCTCCACCTCGTTCGGTTATccaagagagaacaagaagagagacaccgaggcAGGGCATCTCACCTATCGGAGACGTACAGTTCCGCTGACGTAGGCAGCACGAATCCACACACGTTTTCTAGCTCGAATGCTTGTGCTTCCACCGACCGAAGGAGCAATCCTCTCTCGAACTCTCCTTCAGATACAGACAGACCTGGTGAAGCGACACCTTCCTCTTGTATCGGTTCGACAAAGCTTGGCTCTCTAGGCCACCGAAACCGGAATGACTGGCACAGTGACAGTGGGTTGCAGTCAGTCCTATCCTCTCTCTCAACGAGCGGGCCTGGACACGCGTTGGAAACGCCTACGTCCTTTTTTGGTTCAGGTGGAACACCCTTGacgtcttctgcttttgaGTTGTCAAGCCGGCCACCGTTTGGGGAGGAAGGGGATAGGAatgcagcttctcttcctttctctggtGGGGAGTTGCCGTCTCACTTGCTTCTGTATTCCTCTCCCGAGTTTCGAGGCCAAAGCACAAGGCGACTCGCGCCatccgttcctctctctcccttcacgGATCCAACGAGCCAAGGGGCGACCGGGGGGGATTCGTCCCGTTTGGGCGAGTGCACAagcgcgctgtctcctccgctaAAGGATGGCGGGGCTTCGCGAAGTGTGGCGGGGGCAGTGGAGGGGCTGTTACCGTTTGTGGGACCGCCGGCgggggtgtctccgtttgtgGGGTGCCGGGGCCTAGGTGGCGGGGACTGCCGCTGCGGAGGCCCAGAGACCGGATGCTTGTATCGCAGTGGCGTGAGTGGTGTTGTGTATGACAAAAGCGGACAGAAGTGGACGGCTCGTTGGAACGAAGATGGAAAACAACATAAACGGACTTTCGCAGCGGCGAAATACGGCTTTCTGAACGCGAAAATGAGAGCCGAGGCATGCcgaggcgaggcgagagaacggGCGGCCGCCCGAGCCCGTCAGGCGACAGAGCGAAGTCAGCAGCGCCGGACAGACACGAGCAAGGGGACACGCGGTATAgggggagagcgagacaaaTCTCGTTTTTCATGCGTTGCGGCGCCTTCGTGTTTCCAGACAGGAGCGTCGCTCAGTGTAAGAAGTGCAAGGGCatgcgacgaaggcgagagaggaagagaagaaccagGTGCCTACGTAGGCAAACATCTCGGTGTGGATCCCGGTGCGTTTCCGCCTACGTCGGCGAAGCACGACagtgaagcagaaggagaagaaggggaagggcGAAGAGACCAGGAATGCGCACGCGAAACAGGAAACACAGCCACGATCCCTGGTCAGAAAACCGTGAAGAGGGAGCTGCGAGTCGTAACACTTGAGCAGCTCGCGGCTCCTCCGTCTTTGATGGAGCCGGCAGGGCGGcaagcagaagcgagagaaagcgaagggagcgaggaggcgaaaaggATGGCGAGGGATGCTAGTAGCGAGATtgggaaagagacagaggaggacgaCAAGGGGGTGCTTACGGCAGTAGGGCATGACGAGTGTCTGGCGAAGGCAAAGAACGATGCACAGACAGAAGTCGGAAAGTTGGATGAatcgaggaaggagaaaaggacgaaggaagacgacgacgaagcagaggcttCATCAttgagagaaagcgaaaacaaCGAAGGTACAAAAAgcaagcgacgaagaaaggacggGGACGAAGAATGGAGTGTtacagacgcagaggacgacgaagacgaaacatGA